From the genome of Virgibacillus siamensis, one region includes:
- a CDS encoding DUF2620 domain-containing protein, whose protein sequence is MKIVIGGQVEKKEMQALINGLDPSIETAIKADVDAAMVIKTGKADYYFGACHTGGGGALAMAIALIGKDQCETVSMPGRKPVEEKIVQAVKDGKKAFGFTGDHMEKAVPMILHAIKHHQH, encoded by the coding sequence ATGAAGATTGTAATAGGCGGACAAGTGGAAAAGAAGGAGATGCAGGCGCTGATCAATGGGCTTGACCCATCTATTGAAACCGCTATCAAAGCTGATGTCGATGCAGCCATGGTAATTAAAACCGGGAAGGCAGATTATTATTTCGGCGCTTGTCATACCGGTGGCGGTGGTGCACTTGCGATGGCAATTGCACTTATTGGAAAAGACCAGTGTGAAACAGTGTCAATGCCGGGTAGGAAACCGGTTGAGGAGAAGATTGTTCAGGCAGTGAAGGACGGGAAGAAGGCGTTCGGGTTTACCGGTGATCACATGGAAAAAGCAGTGCCGATGATACTT
- a CDS encoding PRD domain-containing protein: MNHTELNARLNLLLEQKVITSHASTVTSRAFKRLTKTQNVKKVEQAEMLFTHLPMTLSRLENGETVGAPSDDIMREIKRSPHFNAAKAEVDFIEKEWGGRLPQEERDYLYMHYTNIIQLMQGGNGA, encoded by the coding sequence ATGAATCATACAGAACTAAATGCAAGACTGAACCTTTTACTGGAGCAAAAGGTTATTACATCGCACGCCTCAACTGTTACAAGCCGGGCCTTCAAGAGATTGACAAAAACACAGAATGTCAAAAAAGTGGAACAGGCTGAAATGCTGTTTACACATTTACCGATGACTTTATCAAGACTTGAAAACGGGGAAACGGTTGGAGCGCCTTCAGATGATATAATGCGTGAAATTAAACGCTCCCCTCATTTTAATGCAGCAAAAGCTGAAGTCGATTTCATTGAAAAAGAATGGGGTGGACGCTTGCCACAGGAAGAAAGAGATTATCTGTATATGCACTATACAAACATTATTCAATTAATGCAAGGGGGAAATGGAGCATGA